In Rahnella variigena, one DNA window encodes the following:
- the ptuB gene encoding retron Ec78 anti-phage system effector HNH endonuclease PtuB, which produces MRGFRKNNNSNDILSSYLRTHPEAKWKDDFRNEVSAEELNAIYDEIYTDQKGICAYCEITLKWPTDAFTNDFRVEHFHPENCGDDNRHNYSLDWNNLLGCCHGGTQQTARSYSNKSFGKHNHSCDAPKANKILDDVILNPLLDLPVDKTFFSFNEDGNISVSTNCPENMRNKAQSTINELNLDCDRLCEFRKTIIDKLREEIESEVNDVEDADALERITLQLRQELLSSINRNEFHSTIDWYLAV; this is translated from the coding sequence TTGAGAGGGTTCAGAAAAAATAATAATAGCAATGACATTTTGTCTAGCTACTTACGTACTCATCCTGAGGCAAAATGGAAAGATGACTTCAGGAATGAAGTATCAGCAGAAGAATTGAATGCTATTTATGATGAAATATATACAGACCAAAAGGGCATTTGTGCTTATTGTGAGATAACACTAAAATGGCCGACTGATGCATTTACTAATGATTTCAGAGTAGAACACTTTCATCCTGAAAATTGTGGGGATGACAATCGTCACAATTATTCCCTTGATTGGAATAATTTACTAGGCTGCTGCCATGGAGGAACTCAGCAGACGGCAAGAAGTTATAGCAATAAGTCTTTTGGGAAGCATAATCACAGCTGCGATGCGCCGAAAGCTAACAAAATACTAGACGATGTCATTTTAAATCCCCTATTAGATTTACCTGTCGATAAAACTTTTTTTTCCTTTAATGAAGATGGGAATATTTCTGTTAGTACGAATTGCCCTGAAAATATGAGGAATAAAGCTCAATCAACTATTAATGAGTTAAATCTTGACTGTGACAGATTATGTGAATTTAGAAAGACTATAATTGATAAACTAAGGGAAGAAATTGAAAGTGAAGTTAATGATGTGGAGGATGCAGACGCTTTAGAAAGAATAACACTTCAACTTAGACAAGAATTATTGTCCTCAATAAACAGAAATGAGTTCCACTCTACGATTGATTGGTATTTAGCAGTTTAA
- the ptuA gene encoding retron Ec78 anti-phage system effector ATPase PtuA, with the protein MRKHRSIKVLQNDALSKNSMKSQYQLYLYYKNGKFVEQDLDEASKYFEMLVNNFKTTKIKLKNIRLINFRGFSDLSIDLSSDYIVIAANNGYGKTGILESIYNCLTWLIKNFKGNGANGQFIKPEDIRAKEGVDSASIVLDVSLMQGTLENSTYSINLSKINADAEERQDSFYQEFKSLADLYRDLGNLGHNIPVFAFYSVERGNVIKKSDFKKQLDYTNIDFASNDYAVNVSTAPKFEAFLAWLLNETTRKTMSYAVNPHIKELENNIYTLEVLSNLTSTDPAIKQKIDELTKTINRAKSTQSYNEKLEFTEKVNMVFSAIYTFMPEIKNLSFEYDEHNKSIELYCIKNECKISVSQLSQGEKTMLSLVCDISLRLISANNDSEYPFNGNGVIIIDEIDLHLHPIWQQTILLRLQETFPNIQFVISTHSSNVLTTVSNECIRQISASKTGTSGNYDVEVPYFSLGAETSVLQEKIQGVPSRPGSVDIVKKLNTYKELVANDMWDTPEAEELFSDLCQWAEGRDPVITKLRLDVSLRKKRRGKN; encoded by the coding sequence ATGAGAAAGCATAGATCAATCAAAGTATTACAGAATGACGCGCTCTCAAAGAACAGTATGAAATCGCAGTATCAACTTTATTTATATTACAAAAATGGTAAATTCGTTGAGCAAGATCTCGATGAAGCAAGTAAATATTTTGAGATGCTTGTTAATAATTTCAAAACAACAAAAATCAAATTAAAAAACATTAGACTAATTAATTTCAGAGGCTTTTCTGATTTATCAATAGATTTATCAAGCGACTACATTGTCATTGCAGCGAATAACGGATATGGTAAGACAGGTATTCTTGAGTCAATTTACAATTGCCTTACATGGTTGATAAAAAATTTCAAAGGAAATGGAGCGAATGGGCAATTTATCAAACCTGAAGACATTCGAGCAAAAGAAGGGGTTGATTCTGCATCGATAGTACTTGATGTTAGTTTAATGCAAGGTACTCTTGAAAATTCGACTTATTCGATTAATCTCAGCAAGATAAATGCTGATGCTGAAGAAAGGCAAGATAGTTTTTATCAGGAATTTAAATCCTTAGCAGACCTATATAGGGATCTGGGAAACTTAGGTCATAACATCCCTGTATTCGCTTTCTATTCTGTTGAGAGAGGGAATGTTATAAAAAAAAGCGATTTTAAAAAACAATTAGATTATACAAATATAGATTTTGCTTCTAATGACTATGCTGTTAATGTTTCAACCGCACCGAAATTTGAAGCTTTCTTGGCATGGCTACTTAATGAAACAACAAGAAAAACAATGAGTTATGCAGTAAATCCACATATTAAAGAATTAGAAAACAATATATATACTCTAGAAGTGCTGAGTAATTTAACCTCTACAGACCCAGCGATCAAACAAAAAATTGATGAGTTAACCAAAACTATAAATAGAGCAAAATCCACACAGAGTTATAATGAAAAATTAGAATTCACTGAAAAAGTGAACATGGTATTTTCTGCAATTTACACATTCATGCCTGAAATAAAAAATCTCTCATTTGAGTATGATGAACATAATAAATCCATTGAACTTTATTGCATAAAAAACGAATGTAAGATCAGCGTATCGCAATTATCCCAAGGTGAAAAAACGATGCTTTCTCTTGTCTGCGATATATCTTTAAGGCTGATATCAGCAAATAATGATAGTGAGTATCCATTCAACGGTAATGGCGTAATTATAATTGATGAAATAGACTTACATCTTCATCCTATCTGGCAACAGACTATTCTTTTAAGACTTCAGGAAACATTCCCTAATATCCAGTTTGTAATTAGCACACACAGTTCTAATGTTTTAACCACTGTAAGCAATGAGTGTATTAGACAAATCTCAGCATCGAAAACTGGTACTAGTGGGAATTATGATGTTGAAGTACCTTATTTCTCACTAGGTGCGGAAACATCCGTATTGCAGGAAAAAATTCAGGGTGTTCCTTCTAGACCTGGAAGTGTTGATATTGTTAAGAAACTTAATACTTATAAAGAATTGGTAGCGAATGATATGTGGGATACACCGGAGGCTGAAGAGCTTTTTTCTGATCTTTGTCAATGGGCAGAAGGACGAGACCCAGTTATAACTAAGTTACGCCTTGACGTATCGCTCAGAAAGAAAAGGAGGGGCAAGAATTGA
- a CDS encoding retron St85 family RNA-directed DNA polymerase — translation MKIVEFLSNKTGKNIQALIRLIDQAPRMYKVYKIPKRSVGFRVIAQPSKEIKELQRFTVEMLEKILPVHEKAMAYQKGKDIRSNALLHVKNDYILKMDFEDFFNSINPEVFHKSLEIDEISINNTELYFLTRLLFWNPSKRKNGKLILSVGAPSSPIISNYIMHRFDCAIEEFCNSNAIMYSRYADDMTFSTSKKNHLFSIPEIVRKTLRNKYYKRISIKQSKTIFSSKAHNRHITGVTLNNEGKISIGRSRKRMLSSLIFKASKNAIDDESLSSLTGQLGQAFYIDNFFKESMIKKYGESLIKSILGKKNEKA, via the coding sequence ATGAAGATAGTTGAATTTTTATCAAATAAAACCGGAAAAAACATACAAGCGCTGATTCGACTCATCGACCAAGCCCCGCGTATGTATAAGGTATATAAAATCCCCAAAAGAAGTGTCGGATTTAGAGTAATCGCGCAACCATCAAAAGAAATTAAAGAGCTGCAAAGATTTACAGTGGAAATGTTGGAAAAAATTCTTCCAGTCCATGAAAAAGCTATGGCGTATCAAAAAGGTAAGGACATCAGGTCTAATGCCCTATTACATGTTAAAAATGATTATATTTTAAAAATGGATTTCGAGGATTTCTTTAATAGTATTAATCCTGAGGTTTTCCACAAAAGCCTAGAAATAGATGAGATATCTATAAATAATACTGAATTGTATTTTCTGACCAGACTCCTTTTTTGGAATCCAAGTAAGAGAAAAAATGGGAAGTTAATTCTTAGTGTAGGTGCGCCATCATCACCCATAATTTCTAATTATATTATGCACAGATTCGATTGCGCCATAGAAGAATTCTGTAATTCAAATGCCATTATGTATAGCAGATATGCAGATGATATGACATTTTCCACTTCTAAAAAAAATCACTTATTCTCAATTCCTGAAATTGTAAGAAAAACACTTAGAAACAAATATTACAAAAGAATAAGCATAAAGCAATCGAAAACTATTTTTAGCTCAAAGGCACATAATAGGCATATAACGGGCGTAACGTTAAATAATGAAGGTAAGATATCTATAGGAAGGTCACGGAAAAGAATGCTGTCATCATTAATATTCAAAGCATCCAAGAATGCAATTGATGATGAAAGTTTATCATCCCTGACAGGCCAACTAGGGCAAGCCTTTTATATCGACAATTTTTTTAAAGAGTCGATGATAAAGAAATACGGTGAGTCATTAATTAAATCAATTTTAGGTAAAAAAAATGAGAAAGCATAG
- a CDS encoding DUF7661 family protein: protein MLIYNVFGRHLAVKKTSGGWQVFRADLAERKFSRLYDIIIPDEMTEDEIPGWLGDIFHEAASERHPDVRRVE, encoded by the coding sequence ATGCTGATTTATAATGTTTTTGGTCGCCACCTTGCTGTTAAAAAGACTTCCGGTGGATGGCAAGTCTTCCGTGCGGATTTGGCAGAGAGAAAGTTTTCCAGACTTTATGACATCATCATTCCTGATGAGATGACTGAGGATGAGATTCCCGGCTGGTTGGGGGATATTTTTCATGAGGCGGCCAGTGAAAGGCATCCGGATGTCAGGCGGGTGGAATAA
- a CDS encoding extensin-like domain-containing protein, whose amino-acid sequence MRYWVSLIVILAAAYFCSPWLNRHVPSEYNPFTPLVITDPPNLITRYKLRKLDNNPHECLAALERAQTEGAIQFSNAGNMGGKCPLTDPVRVRGFGDVALSSSYLASCRLALSSAMFVGQVAKPLASQELGSRLVKIDHLGSYACRNVYNKPDARLSEHATAEALDIAGFELADGRHLTVLKQWPQTGTEAQYIHTLFTESCPFFGNSIGPDYNAAHANHFHLGMRWFGFCR is encoded by the coding sequence ATGCGATATTGGGTTAGCCTGATTGTGATTTTAGCTGCAGCGTATTTCTGCAGTCCGTGGTTAAACCGCCATGTGCCTTCTGAATATAATCCTTTCACCCCGCTGGTTATCACTGACCCTCCGAATCTGATTACCCGGTACAAATTAAGAAAGCTGGATAATAATCCTCACGAATGTCTGGCCGCACTTGAACGTGCTCAAACTGAAGGCGCTATCCAGTTCAGTAATGCAGGGAATATGGGAGGAAAGTGTCCGCTGACTGATCCCGTTCGTGTTCGGGGTTTTGGGGATGTTGCACTGAGTTCTAGCTATCTGGCGAGCTGTCGCCTTGCCCTTAGCAGTGCGATGTTTGTCGGGCAGGTGGCGAAGCCCTTGGCTTCTCAGGAGTTAGGTTCACGGCTGGTGAAAATTGACCATCTGGGCAGTTATGCCTGCCGGAACGTTTACAATAAACCCGATGCACGGCTCAGTGAACATGCGACGGCTGAAGCTCTTGATATCGCGGGTTTTGAGCTGGCGGATGGCCGACATTTAACCGTGTTAAAGCAGTGGCCTCAGACTGGCACTGAAGCGCAGTATATTCATACATTGTTCACAGAGAGCTGTCCGTTTTTTGGAAACTCTATTGGTCCGGATTATAACGCAGCGCATGCGAATCA